Part of the Juglans regia cultivar Chandler chromosome 14, Walnut 2.0, whole genome shotgun sequence genome, ACGGTTTCTTGCGAAGCGATCttaaactttagtctaaattttgtcatatttAATTACCCCAAATATTgcacatttaaataattttatagatagcttaaaaaaaaaaatttataggtctggattaaaataataataatttaatagatcTAATACTatccattattttcttttaaaaaaaattctacttatcatcctgTTGAAAATGCTTCAAACAATTTTACAAGAGTTATTAAATAACTGGGCAAAGTTactaaaatgaaatatacatGTGATTGTGTTGAAACTTCttagtttatgtttttatggCTTAAATAAGTATAATTGAAACTAAGAcaacattctttttatttttttgagagagaCAGACAACATTCTTGATGATAAGTATTAGGACATGACTTGCTTATTAATGTCTTAATGAAGATTTTGAAATAAGGATGATATTGCAAAGTCATTGATGGTAGCAAGGAAAAATTAGATAATTTGGAGTTTTTACTTGAAATTTAAGATATAGAGCGTAAAAAGATGGTAATATAAGGTGAAACTACTTGAATGAATTTTTGGAACTGCATTAAATTCTCAATATGTATATTcaagtaatttaatataataagtgattttttttttatagcaaaaAAATGGGACAAAATAAAAGTAGCAATGTTAGAGTGTTCACGACATCCGTTTTTCATGGGGTGTATTTTCCCCGgcattattgttgttttatttagATTGAGCATAAGCAACATCTTTCATCTTTTCCTCGTGCCGTGAAGTATGGACATGGGCTGGTTAATGTTTGCTTCTCATTCTTCGAAACGCACAGAACTAGAATGTAAATTCATGGCCCAAGAACGAGAAAAAAtcttaaagagaaaaaagaaagttttgCGAGGTGTTTGATTCGTAGAGGTTTTGAAGGCTGGCTTTTTCTTCAAATCAAGAGCTTTTGCTCATTGCGGTTCTTTTTGGGTTACAACTATTCTTGCTCATGCTCTGTTTACGTgctgaaaaaaattcaaaaccaaaggtaattgaattttaaaagCTTCTCCAAGTAATGATATTAACTTCCTTTGTATGTTTTTCAGTGCCATTTTTCTAACCTTCTTGTACGCTTTGACTCTCGATATCTATAAGCATACTACTCATCAATTAGGCTACTTTTATTGCTAGTTGAAGCAAAAAGCATTGGTGAAAGACAAATTTGATGTcttatttttaaaggaagaacAATAAGGAGGCAAAGAAGGTTGTAATGTTAATAATGCATATTGCATTGGTAGCAGTATGGCATGGAGTTGGAAATGCCATGAATTGATGGACATTATGGCGATTACAGCCTTGTCTGctgggattttttttcttgaaattgaACTGGGTTGATATAAGTTCTTTGATTTAATGTTTGATAAGAGCTATATACGTGGATGGTGTAGATTTAACTATTGCTacaatgttttttttccctgaCGGGTGGTTGGCTGTGAATATTGCCTCAAAATCTAGATTTGTGTGTTCTTCAATCCCTTTTAAAGAAGGCAGAATAAATGGACTATATTTGTGGATATCCTTATTATAGAGCAATAGCTTTATCAGTATTCCCTGTCTGCTAGATTGTACTGTTTTAAGTGGAAACTAGTTATTTGTATTGGTAATTGTCAGTTATTGTTACATAGGTGATGAATCGTGGAGTAATTTAAGATCTGAGAAAGGAATCTTCATGTCACTTGAATTGCAATGTTAACAATGGAATTTTGCAAGTCGAATGCTcgtgttttaagtatttagttGGAACATGATGGAGTGCACTAATTGATTAATCTGGAACAGCTTGGGAAATATTTATGGAGCATCTTCAGAAATGGTATATGGGTTTCTCTCGTTTCTTCCCACCATGGTTTGAGCTGGTAGAAAGGTTTAGGAAGAAGTCTCTATGGAAGAAATTAAAGACAATAAGAATTGGGAACAGTGTGTTTTTTCCTAAACTCAGAAATAAAAAGGCATTCCGCCATGTGTGTGTAGAAATGCAATTTTGGATGATAAGATATTGTCTGCTGTCCCAAGAACCTGGTGAATAAAAATCACGAATGGGAAACAGAAGGTTTTTTCCTTCATAGTTAAGATGTAGATACCTCTCTTAGAAGTTGTACCATTTCTTTAGTGCTAGGACTCATTTGTGGTTCCCAAGTGCGAGGAAGACAGTTTTTATTCCTTACCTTCAGGGTTCAAAAGCATGCAGTATAGATAATACTACCTTAGTGTAGGTGTGGACCATTGAAATCAACCAAAATCGCGGGGTATTGCCTTTTAATTTCTGTTCTGGTATTTTTTGTTTGCACTAATTATTCTAGTATGCAGATCAAGCAATTGCTAGTGAGCTTTCAATTATCACATGCTGCTGTTTGAAAAATCCCCGAGGGAAAAGAGTCTGTTGGCAGCATTTTTTTGTTTGCGATGGTATTTTTTTGGCTATTGTTCATGTtcctttattttacttttattgttatgattttgttttgcaCTGTAGATGGTTCTAACAGTGCAACATGTTTTGCACTATAGATGGTTCTAACAGTGCAACAGCAATTTAAGCTCCTGCAGAGTTACTAATTACTTGAAAATATAGAGAATGACTATGCCATTGtggatcttttttcttttacccgaaagaaaaaaatggagccCTAGAAAGAATCCATAGCCTCATGGCTGCCAGCTTGATGGGTTTACTATTGGAGCCAATTGTTGGTGGAAATCTTTGACTCGCAGGAGTGATTCTTATCAATTATAGGAATGAAACTTTGTGATTTGATGTGTCCTTAAGAAACCATGTTGTATGGAAAAATCTTCATAAACAAACACTTCAGAAAAATTTGGTAGCTGAACTATTATAAGTTCCGAGAAAGTGAAATATTAGGAGACACGGATGCTTAAAACTCATCTGAGGAGTTTTCATCTGAGAAGAGTAAATGCTATCAGGATTATAAGCTTTGAGGGTATTGGGGTTGTTCTGATAATCTACTTAGAACGTAACTAGTAAATGATAAATCTTTCTCTAATTGATGTGCACCATATTATTCGAAACTTCACCCTGAAGTCCTCTTTAAAGGGAACTGTAATGGAAATTCAATTTCTCTAGGATGCCTAGACCTTAAGGatgtattttgatatgatgctAATTGAAGCGAGAATTTATCGGCATCCTAGCGGTTTCCTATCAGAATATTTAAGAGGCTGACACTGGATGTAttcttatattcataaatatgaattaaaatgagCAGATGAGGCATCGTCTAATTATTTTAGGAATCTGGACTAGATGCAACTCTCTAAATAGACAACTTGAACATAGTATGCTCAGCACACCGGGAATTCATATTCCATTAACCTCTGGATGGTGATCCTTCATGAGGCAATCTTTGCTCATTGACCCCATTGTTGGGTTCTGAGGGAAGTTGTGAGGGTTagaatttcttttgttctttagaTTCGCATCATCCATAATATTTGAATATCTATGAGTACCATTCAGTCAACCTGGCACTGATTAAATGCTTCAGTTGAGGTGCTTTTGATGATTGAATACAATGCACCTTTCATTGGTGTCTGATTTTCCAACATCAGAAAATTAGCAATGTCTTTAAGCAAGACACCATATACTTTTTAAGGTGCATGTatttctagtttattttttgCTTGAGATTCTGGggtttacattaaaaaaaaaaatgttgcctCAAAGTTTATTTTGATGGATGAGTGTTTCTCATATGATGAGAACTTCCTGCTCCTAATCTAATTTCTGTACATAAGTAACTACCTGTCTCAGAAAAGAAATCTACTGGCAGCATGAATGAATGACATAAATGCTTATTTGATTTAACAACCGCATTCATACATACCCTTAATAAGTTAGTCCGCCCCTTTTCTTGTGAATATTCCCTAGCAAAGGTTCTCAATGTTCAGTGGCAAACTTGTTCTCAGTGTTCAGTGGCAAACTGGTGCCTTACTTTAGGACGTGGTAGGTATAGTTTTCCAAGTGTCGTTGGTAGTTTGAGTGGTCTAAAAACCAGAGGCAAGTATCCCAAGTCAGAGCATTCTGGAACTCTGAAGGTGGCCACATGTATCTTTTAACTTCACACTTAAAGATACAGAACAGTGACTGAATATAATCATGCACTGTGTTAATAACTAACACCTTTTCCCCAACAGTTCTGACACACATGCCAAAATCTCCTCAACAGCAAAATATTAGTCCTTTTTTAGTGCGCTTTTCTTAGTTGATCTTATCTTTTTTGCTGCATGTGAAGTGAGTGAAAAGTGGAAAGATTCATTCTACTGCTGATCATTGCTTTAAAAGGCAAGGATAAGAAACCGTGATGAACATTTAATTAGCAAGACCGTTGAAGCCCAGACCTACACATTCTCAGAAGATTCAAGACCAAATAAACTGGTTTTAGCATGAGATTCTTGTTGGGTCCTCTCTGGATTCAGATCTGCATTCTTCTGGTACAAAGGCCTCTTTATCCCATTACACTAATTTACTtacaaatgaatgaaaagaataaaagcaaacaacacaataaaaaatggaaaaagaaaatgaagttgcTTCAGTTCCTTTTTGGATAGATGAATTGCCCTAGTTATGAAATTTCGGTGTCTTTAATATAGTGTTAATAAACTTTCTTCTTATTTGAGATCTGTGTCGTTATACTTGATTAGTCCAACTGTTAACCTTCACAATATCTTACATATATCAAATAAGAACTTATACTAACTTATATAGAATAAATCAttcgaaaaaaaagaaagaatcccATTCCTCAATGTTACTGTCAGACAAGATTGGCCCACTCTGCCATAATTACCTccatatttcttataattttgtttaatgattttctttgtttgctTTACAATATTCTGCAAGGTTGATGagtaataaacaaatttaatagCTTAAGAATGAAAGGTCTGTTTGTTTCCGACTTATATACCCTACAGAAGCATATGTTTAATACTTTGATAATCTATTTCTCTATATGCTTATGTTAGGATTCCTACATCGAATTGAATTTTGGCCTTAACTTTCACCTGCTAAAAATGAACAGCATGCAGAATTACAAGGGTCTGACAATtgtccatataaaaaataaaaacctgtctttttattctcatagataaattcattataaaacACCTACAGAATTAACTCAAGTTCAGAATCTGTGTCCTTTGGTTAATGTGCTTAAAATACATAGATAATAACAAAGAAGGAAGGTAGTATAAGAGCAATAGTGTTATTTTACAATATGTAGGATCACTTTAGGAAAAGTTAGTATTGGAGGCATCTGATAACTTAAGATCTGTATGATCTTGTTCCAGTTTCCAGCGATTGTTTGCAACGGTATGGTAAATATGACATTAGTTTAGGTTGAATAAAAGGTGAAAACCTAAATTTGCACCCATTGTTTAGTTGAATTATGACAGTGTTATTACATATTGGTATATGCATGGTTCCATCAACCACACTTTAAATTTTGCTATTGGCAATAAGTTGGTAATTTCCTTCCTAGCTTTTGTGTGTCCGTTTTTAACTTTGCTCAAACTTCGTTTCTTTTTGCTTTGCATTTGAATCTATGCCGGTGTAGCATGAGCTGGccctttgtttgttttgggtACATTTTTAACTTTGCTCAGCCTTTTGTTTCCTTTTGCTTTTCATTTGAATCTATGCCGGTGTGGAATGAACTGATGTTTACAAATTCAAGATTTACATCCTTTAATAGGGTTGGTGAGCTCCAGTTCCTTTCACTATGGTAACCAATAATTCATTCAAAAACAGTTAATTGTTGAAGAAATTTCTACTAGCCTGGAGCCTCCATGTTACACTTGTCATGTACAAAAAGGCACACGAATTTAATATTTACCAATTTGCTGCTTATGTGGCCAAGGCATTTTCTGCACATGCTTTTAGGCCCTCtacctcttaaaaaaaataaatgttgtgaGGCCACTGTCATGAGAAGGTTATTATTGCCTTTTGAAATATTCTTTGGCCAGGTGCAAGTAGTGCCAATGGGTCATAAGCCAATTTTCTCCGAGCAAAAACTTCCCACCTTGGGCCAAAGTGGGTCTGCCACTCTTCCTGTGCACTGTAATGGGGTAGATATTGCTTGACTCCAAGATGGGCTGTTTCACAGAATTCTAGAATTCTTTTGTTCTGAGTTAAAATATGTTCTAATCCATCAGTTCCCGATGAAGAGGGAACTGCAGAGGTAAGAAATGCGACTAGGTAGAAAATATCTTCCTCTGGAATGACAATAGAAGTTCTGTTATCCCACCTGACATCAGAATTACAGCATTCAATCAGTTAAAAGCCATAATAATCTATAGAGATAATGATTTGAGTGGTGAAATGGTTACTTTGATTTGTTTACTGGATAGATGAGGACAGGGCCATTGCTTGTTTCCGTGAGGATATTGCCAAAGACTTCATTAGCAAAATCTTTTATCTTGCTTTTTGGGATAAAAAGATTGAGCCATGGATGTGGAACTTCCCACAAGCCTCTCGACCGTAATTTAAGCTCGGACACATGAACTCTGTCCAGGAATTCTACATATGTAACTTCTGACTGAAAAAGTGTTGATGTTATATAGCTTAATTGAGACAGTAAGTTTTCAATTTCCtgcataattaaaatatgtgtcagtatcaaataattcatttgatcTATTACATTATGAAATCTACCCTAATCGTGGGCCATTGCATGCCTCACCTGATTTACTCTGTCAGTCTCATCTTGGTGGAAGTATTTGGCCAATTCCAGGCAGAAGAGAGTCCTTCCATCTGAGTTGAACTGGCTCGCTTGAACTGGGTCTTGCGGATTAAAGGATGACCTCCAGTTATTCAGGAGACCGGTCCTGTTTATGATCACAAACCCTTCAATGTAATCAAATGTCTTTTCCACAGATATTAGATTTTCCTGGTCAATTGCAAATGTGGCGAAATCCGTGTACAGCACCCTGATCCATTTTACCTGCTCAAAATGGAGAATTGTATTACAACTGGTACTCTCTACTATACCCGAGACTTTGATATTGTTTCACctaaatgattttattgttttaccTTGCATGGTGCTGGCTCCAGCGCTATCCTTGCTCGGGTTATAATGCCAAATTGGCCAAGTCCTCCTAGAACACCGTGAAAGAGATCACTGTTTTGCTTCTCCGAACATGTTACAACCTCCCCTTTTCCTGTGCACATTTTGGCTGTACCTTTCAGTAAGCATTCATTGTATGCAAATGATAAACTTATTCtagaaaaataattcattactAAGTTTTATGAAACAAAGCTCAAGTGAGTACCACTGGTCACCTGCAATTTCAGTATCTTGTGATATTTAAACCATAcaagataaagaaaatatactGTTAATATAATTTGCCCATTTCTCATTCAATGTTTGTCCTTTGACGGTTGACCCTGGTTTGATCTCCCATGATGTTATATATCTATATCATATGAtgatgcttttttatttttattttggacgAACCTGTTACAACCTCCAGCTGGTGGACATTACTGATCTGGGGGCCATGCCAAAATGCCTGCCCACTGACCCCTGCATTAGACAGAGTACCGCCAACAGTTAGATGTAGGTAGTCTGTCCATGATTTTGGCGCTAACCCATATTTCAGGCTTTCATGCAGGATATTTATCCACAACTCGCCACCAGAGACATCCACATAAGGAGAATTTCCAGGGTGAACCTGCATATCCGGTCCTTGTAGTGATTCCATGTTAATCACAACTCCTCGGTGTGCTTGTGACTGGCCCTGGAGTGAGTGGCCATGGCCTCTAGCTGCAACTGTGAGCTCTGAATGAGGACCCATCTGCCAAATATGCTTTATAGTGGTGGCAATATCAGAAACTGACTTTGGATGTAATACTGCCTCTGGGAGGAACTGGTACCTGTTGCCAAAATCTCTGGCTGCATGATGAACTTCATCAAAGTTGAAATGCCCATCAACGGAAAGTGCTTTTAATGTAGAAGGGACGCTGGAAAAACAAAGGCTTATTCTAATAGTAACACAACTCAAGAACAAGAGCGTGATGCCTCTTATGAGAAGAATGTTGTTTTGTCTAAGGAGGCTAACTGGTGggtatctcattttttttatttgttatgtttTGTCAGAAGAGATGGGGGAAGCAAAATTGAATGGAATCTAATCCTTTAGCTTTCGTTTCTTTGTGAACAAAAGCAGAAGTAGAGGTGTGGAAGGGAAATGAAGGGTTGGGGAGAGAATTTAAAGGGGAAGGTTTTGGTTGGCCAAGTCAACCTATCTTCAGTTGTGAGAATCCGTATGAAGTCTGCCAACTTGAGTGGAGGAGTTTTTAGGATTTTCTTTTAGTTCTCCTTTTAGGCCCTTTTGTTTATCAGAGAAGCCATCACACATATGTGCCGAGTTGGAGAGAAAAGTCATAAGAAAGAAAGATTTTCCCATATCTTTGCACTTTTCTTAAACAGTTGCAACCACAATCCCACATTTTCATCAAATACAACCACGTCTCtagtatattttttcattaaccAGGATacctttttctcttatttaGAAAAGGTACTCCCTTTGCTAGAAGGCATACATTTCTGCCTCTAAAGACAGGTGCGCCCATACCCGTGTCTTACTCACATGATGATGAATGTGTTCGTCCTGAATCCATTGCTGTCGGAATGTTAACATAGCGTATCTACTTTCAGATCGGATGAGAGAGACTGGCGGCTGGCCTAGATtcattttagagagagagagagagagagagagagagagagagatggaccAGTGGGCCTTGGGGTATCAAGGGTCCAGGACAACACGTGAAATTCAAATGGATGATGGTGTGGTTTGTGCGTGGGAAGGACGATCGTTGGTTGTGTAGGGACCCTTAGCGTCATGTGAACTTGGGATGACAGCAAGAAAATGCACAGAGAGACTTCATGACTTTGTGCCCATCTGCTTCTGAGCTTTGATGCCTTAGTTCCCACCAATCGGACAAGTTTGAAGGATTCTCATTCTCTTGTTTATATGTTTATAATAAGTTTTGTAAGCATTTCACAAGTGCGATTACCAAAGACTTCACTTCGGCATGCACACTCTCTTAATTCGTCTAGACCTTTTTTGAGCGGTTTTCAAGTAAATGTGGGTTGAACAAATTAAAATCCTCTCTAATAATTACTTGATCAAATTGGACGGTCCATTTTGCAGAGATAGGCACATCATGTGGACCCTTCAATATTTAATGTTATTGTACGTACTATAGGATTTTCAGACAACATTTAATGTTGTATCTATCTTTTTCTAcattaaactatttaatttgataagaaCTTATCAATTTGGGTTGACCAATACTCTTATCGTTTAAATGCAATTACACTAGTAGTAGTATAGTGCAATTATcgcttttgcattttttttgttgcaaCTTGTGTATGAGCTCCAATGGGAAATCTGCAACTCCAAGAGTAAGCTAGCTGCATCTATCTTTTGCATTTTATCCTTTTCCGGGTAAAAACCAATCTGTCAACTCCTACGCCTTGCATCAATattgtttgtatatataattgctGAAAGTAAACTCTCTGTACGTCCTACATGATCTTTTTTTGGCATGCATGTGGTACTCGAGATAGTGTCATTTGGCACTGTTCTTTTCTGTACTACAATATCGTCTCTAGCTCCCATCTTGTCGTATATATCATCATTTCATGATTGCAAACAATAGatcatgaaaatatataatgaaaaactACAGTAATTAGAATCAAGCCTAAAAGAAGTGGCCGGCCGGggatatactatatatatatatatatataccatgtAGAAAAACGTAATGCAGTACTGGCCCAAAATAATGCAATAAGTTTGTGTTTGAAATTTGCTCATGATTTAATCCATAATCATCTAAGACAGCACAATATAATCATCTAAGTTTGTGGTGATATTTCGAATGTGGCAGTGGGAGCTGTAGTGTGAATACATCTAAGATAGCTTTTctcatgaaataattttttggtgagtaaattattatatgtcatgaattatATGCCACGAGTTTCCCACCACAAAAATTGGCAGAAAAAAGTTTGCTCACTTAGGtatcgtttggattcgaagatgagttaagatgaattgtgaataataatgagatgagttatgaataatagtgagatttgtgagttaaagttgttgaatagtagtgaatagtaatgatatgagttgagatgagttgtgaatacaAGCGATGCCTTAACCTACACTTGTTTCGACCAGTGTCCCTCACGGGAAAAACCGATATTTATTGTAATATCATCAAATTAAAAGACCTAGCTCTAGTGCTAGTTGAAGGGTTCTTTTTAAGGATTAGGGTTGGAGATTGCTGCCCTAGCTAATTTACTGCATATATAGTGTTTTTGTTGGTAGGAGTACTTGCAGACAAAGAAAGACACGCAATCTTTCTGGAGGATTCATTGGATCAAAACAACATAATTATGGTATAAAGGTCGAGAACATGATTAATTATGAGGATTCATTGGATCGAAACAACATAATAACTGTAtaaaggaagatatatatatatatatatatttatatatagcatgATGATGATTAAGCTCCTCCAAgtaacctttttttctttctgggattataaaattaagattgGTCATACTTTTTGCACTCACTTTCTCTCTTTATGGtgtatatttatcatcttcaagTGTGAACTCTAGTAACATTGTCTTCTCTTTTCTGGTGAAAAACCTAATATTTGATTAATTGCACGCTTTCTAGCTAGCTGCTAGctaatgatcaataaagaaatcaaagtgtatatatatatatagagagagagagtatcaaTTATGTGGAAGCACAGAAAGACACGTATTACAGGGGCCCCATCGTGTGGGCCTCTCTTGTCCATCCGATGCTTCATTTGTGGCATGCAGAATCTCATCTTTAGCAGTACTGTTGAATTTATTCACCAAGCATGTGTCGTTTTAAAAGGTTTTAAGGACGGTGAGATTGGCCGGATCCCGGCCAATATTGCATGATATATAATCATGGTCGAGCGATCTAGTAAATCCAAACATTAACACAAACGACACTTGAATATTGCCATGTCAGCACCGTCTCATGCATTTGATTGGCTAGTTGGTCGATCGAAGGTCGAGGATTGGCGAATGATAAGAAGTTGGTTAGCGTACTCGATGGATAATATTCTTGGTCATTGATGATCACCCTGCCACTCAAAGGGGTGATCATCAAAGACCAGCCAAAACCTGCTATCATGATgtgattaattataaataataattattcataattatCGTGTTCCCCATCCCATTTTGATTCCACTCTAATCGATGTGATCTCCTAGCTAATTGAGTATCCCAGCCATGATTTAGAATAATCCAAAAGCTACACTATTCCTACTTGCTCATTTTTTGTCGTTACATTGATTCTATATATGATCCCCCCCCAACCTTTACTTGATCATCTTCTATgccttttatatatgtttatatatttgctAGCCATCGTCGCAAATGATCATATTCcagtatataatatgtatgcagaatgatatttctatatttatatatatatatatatatatatatatatttgccaaCATGAATAAACCGGCCAACTTCTTCATCGTACGTGCTTGTTAAGAAACTGGATATATATTGACTGTCCATCCCAAAATATTGCATTAATATTGTGCTAcgttttctatatttttcacGTTTACATTGATTTACTCATGAATAGTTttcaacgaaaaaaaaaaaaaacacagtacCGGCAGCCAAATTTAATTTGCTGTATGTTTCTATATTTTTCACGTACGTTTCAAATCTCtgcttctctttttctctcttcgcATGTCTCCCTATCTAGCTGCATTATAAACTAGATCTACGTACACCCTTTTTTGCCACCTGCATGCAAATTAATGCATTCCCTCTCAAATCTCTGTGTACTGATTAAATTGAATTGTAGATGTTACCCCTTAATTCCCTCGCAGCAAGCTTATAATCTCATGACTTTatgatcacatgcatgcatgctagcagCTAGCACAGATCAGTTTCCTTTCAAAGCTTGGTTTATCTCCAAAGAAAGtcaatatttacttaatatATTTCATGTTTATCATGTGCCTTCTCCACTGATTAtgtccaaagaaaaataaagttcttTGAAATGCCTAACTATATATCTGTAATTATCAATAGCCATATTTGATCATTGCGATATAATAATTTCCAGCAAT contains:
- the LOC109010570 gene encoding cytokinin dehydrogenase 6-like is translated as MRYPPVSLLRQNNILLIRGITLLFLSCVTIRISLCFSSVPSTLKALSVDGHFNFDEVHHAARDFGNRYQFLPEAVLHPKSVSDIATTIKHIWQMGPHSELTVAARGHGHSLQGQSQAHRGVVINMESLQGPDMQVHPGNSPYVDVSGGELWINILHESLKYGLAPKSWTDYLHLTVGGTLSNAGVSGQAFWHGPQISNVHQLEVVTGKGEVVTCSEKQNSDLFHGVLGGLGQFGIITRARIALEPAPCKVKWIRVLYTDFATFAIDQENLISVEKTFDYIEGFVIINRTGLLNNWRSSFNPQDPVQASQFNSDGRTLFCLELAKYFHQDETDRVNQEIENLLSQLSYITSTLFQSEVTYVEFLDRVHVSELKLRSRGLWEVPHPWLNLFIPKSKIKDFANEVFGNILTETSNGPVLIYPVNKSKWDNRTSIVIPEEDIFYLVAFLTSAVPSSSGTDGLEHILTQNKRILEFCETAHLGVKQYLPHYSAQEEWQTHFGPRWEVFARRKLAYDPLALLAPGQRIFQKAIITFS